One Streptomyces sp. SAI-135 DNA segment encodes these proteins:
- a CDS encoding DUF2231 domain-containing protein yields MSVINGLPAHVLLVHFVVVLVPLTALALGVCAVWSSAAQRMGLVLPLLALVTLVSVPLATEAGEWLEAHVDSDALVRRHAALGDGLLPWAGGLFLLAVLVWWTARRTTTSGSGTTRGIRRSAAPVRVAVAVLSLVVAVGAAVDVYRIGDSGAKAAWHDGYSKAATGGDRDDG; encoded by the coding sequence ATGAGCGTGATCAACGGCCTGCCCGCGCACGTCCTTCTCGTGCATTTCGTCGTCGTACTCGTTCCTCTCACCGCACTGGCACTCGGCGTCTGCGCGGTCTGGTCGAGCGCGGCGCAGCGCATGGGCCTCGTACTGCCGCTGCTGGCCCTGGTCACCCTCGTGAGCGTTCCGCTGGCGACGGAGGCCGGGGAGTGGCTGGAGGCACACGTCGACAGCGATGCCCTGGTGCGCCGGCACGCCGCCCTCGGGGACGGCCTGCTGCCCTGGGCCGGCGGCCTGTTCCTGCTGGCGGTGCTCGTCTGGTGGACGGCCCGCCGCACCACCACGTCCGGGTCCGGGACCACGCGCGGCATACGCCGGTCCGCGGCGCCGGTGCGTGTCGCGGTTGCGGTTCTGTCGCTCGTCGTGGCCGTGGGAGCCGCCGTGGACGTCTACCGCATCGGTGATTCGGGGGCGAAGGCCGCGTGGCACGACGGCTACTCCAAGGCGGCGACGGGCGGCGACAGGGACGACGGCTGA
- a CDS encoding DEDDh family exonuclease, translating to MSLTSPAFDLSGLRDYAHDWALVDVETSGLVPRRDRVLSVAVVTLGPDGRQTGEFSTLLNPGCDPGPVHVHGLTAERLRGAPTFDQVADRIGALLADRVLVAHNAQFDYDFLAHEFSRARTWLPVTRRLCTLALNRRVDPPTDDLKLGTLAAHYGVPQVKAHDALDDTRVLAGVLRASLQQAARLGLPLPLVTCPPRQDPQFAPQPPKTPCGYRNPGRLTLGGPLVQGMKVAVTGETRTARAELVGRSVAAGLNMVGSVSRHTSALVTNDPASGTAKARRALAEGVPVIDETAFLRLLDDVRPGTPHEQARSAAPAVPSVPPATLPAVPAPRPPEPAESTTVRASSVPAPAVGSEPVAVDPEAQPQARSRKLSGPLSGRRVLVLGGTHPEAVAARTQVVELGGAAAINLSASVTDVVLLDGGEADRRMSRITSLAFPTHDAAWLDAPVATTQPRSGGRGDAAHVLPRGGVVDLPSLNRAGVPDRWTVSASWGQRTADEIDLVAFVVDEDEQVCFDEDFVFYGAPENPAGTVRLLSDGPTEQTISIDLVTLPPATRKVVVAAAIDGTGTFGDVGAVHISSGPGTSAAPLVQATLDAATTERTLLLAEIYRRGPRWRLRAVGQGYDHGLAALAGRYGVDVAD from the coding sequence ATGTCTCTCACGTCCCCTGCCTTCGACCTCTCCGGCCTGCGCGACTACGCCCACGACTGGGCGTTGGTGGACGTGGAGACCTCCGGGCTGGTCCCGCGCCGGGACCGGGTGCTGTCCGTGGCCGTCGTGACGCTGGGACCGGACGGCCGACAGACGGGGGAGTTCTCGACCTTGCTGAACCCCGGCTGCGATCCGGGTCCGGTGCACGTCCACGGGCTCACGGCCGAGCGGCTGCGCGGTGCGCCGACCTTCGACCAGGTGGCCGACCGTATCGGCGCGCTGCTCGCGGACCGTGTGCTGGTGGCGCACAACGCCCAGTTCGACTACGACTTCCTCGCCCACGAGTTCTCCCGGGCGCGTACGTGGCTGCCCGTCACGCGGCGGCTGTGCACCCTCGCACTGAACCGACGCGTCGACCCGCCCACGGACGACCTGAAGCTGGGCACACTCGCCGCGCACTACGGCGTGCCCCAGGTGAAGGCGCACGACGCACTCGACGACACCCGTGTGCTCGCCGGAGTCCTGCGCGCCTCACTGCAACAGGCCGCGCGCCTCGGCCTTCCGCTGCCGCTGGTGACCTGCCCGCCGCGGCAGGACCCGCAGTTCGCGCCGCAACCGCCCAAGACGCCGTGCGGCTACCGCAATCCGGGACGCCTCACCCTCGGCGGCCCCCTCGTACAGGGCATGAAGGTGGCCGTCACCGGGGAAACCCGCACCGCGCGGGCCGAGTTGGTGGGCCGATCGGTCGCCGCCGGGCTCAACATGGTGGGCTCCGTGAGCCGGCACACCAGCGCGCTGGTCACCAATGACCCCGCGTCCGGAACGGCCAAGGCCCGGCGGGCCCTGGCCGAGGGCGTCCCCGTCATCGACGAAACCGCCTTCCTCCGGCTGCTGGACGATGTGCGGCCCGGTACCCCGCACGAGCAGGCCAGGTCCGCGGCCCCTGCCGTCCCCTCCGTGCCGCCGGCCACGCTGCCCGCCGTGCCCGCGCCCCGACCGCCGGAGCCGGCCGAGTCCACGACCGTTCGCGCCTCTTCCGTTCCGGCCCCGGCCGTGGGCTCCGAACCGGTGGCGGTGGACCCCGAAGCGCAACCCCAGGCCCGCTCCAGGAAGTTGAGCGGTCCACTGTCGGGGCGGCGGGTGCTGGTTCTGGGCGGCACGCACCCCGAAGCGGTCGCCGCTCGCACGCAGGTCGTCGAACTGGGCGGGGCCGCCGCCATCAACCTGTCCGCGAGCGTCACCGACGTCGTCCTCCTCGACGGGGGAGAGGCCGACCGCCGCATGAGCCGGATCACCTCCCTCGCCTTTCCCACCCACGACGCCGCCTGGCTCGACGCCCCCGTCGCCACCACACAGCCGCGCTCCGGCGGACGGGGCGACGCCGCCCACGTGCTGCCCCGCGGCGGTGTCGTCGACCTGCCCTCCCTCAACCGGGCCGGAGTGCCGGACCGCTGGACCGTCAGCGCCTCCTGGGGCCAGCGGACGGCCGACGAGATCGACCTCGTCGCCTTCGTGGTCGACGAGGACGAACAGGTCTGCTTCGACGAGGACTTCGTGTTCTACGGGGCGCCCGAGAACCCGGCCGGGACCGTGCGCCTGCTGAGCGACGGGCCGACCGAACAGACCATCAGCATCGACCTCGTCACCCTCCCGCCCGCCACCCGCAAGGTCGTCGTCGCAGCCGCCATCGACGGCACGGGCACCTTCGGTGATGTCGGCGCCGTCCACATCAGCTCGGGCCCCGGCACCAGCGCCGCGCCACTCGTCCAGGCCACCCTCGACGCGGCCACCACCGAGCGGACCCTGCTCCTCGCCGAGATCTACCGGCGCGGTCCCCGCTGGCGCCTGCGCGCCGTAGGCCAGGGCTACGACCATGGTCTCGCCGCCCTTGCCGGGCGGTACGGCGTCGACGTCGCGGACTGA
- a CDS encoding SDR family NAD(P)-dependent oxidoreductase, whose translation MSRILVTGSADGLGRAAAEALLSTGHDVVVHARNQRRAETLDALAARGAQVVVGDFAERDAVRRIAAELHDAAPLDAVIHNAGVWSGPAVMPVNVIAPYLLTALLPGPRRLVYLSSGSHFGGRPSLTGIDWRGGSAGSYADSKLFVTTLAAAVARLRPGVLSNAVDPGWAPRGWAGRTRRTIWNSVTGPRSGWRRATSRRR comes from the coding sequence TTGAGTCGGATTCTGGTGACCGGTTCCGCGGACGGACTGGGGCGTGCCGCGGCGGAGGCGCTCCTGTCCACGGGGCACGACGTCGTGGTGCACGCCCGGAACCAGCGGCGCGCGGAGACCCTCGACGCGTTGGCGGCCCGCGGGGCACAGGTGGTGGTGGGTGACTTCGCGGAGCGGGACGCCGTACGACGGATCGCGGCCGAGCTGCACGACGCGGCGCCGCTCGACGCGGTGATCCACAACGCCGGTGTGTGGAGCGGACCCGCCGTCATGCCGGTCAACGTCATCGCGCCGTACCTGCTCACCGCCCTGCTTCCCGGGCCGCGCCGACTGGTGTACCTGAGCAGCGGCTCGCACTTCGGCGGCCGCCCCTCGCTCACCGGGATCGACTGGCGGGGAGGGAGCGCGGGGTCGTACGCCGACAGCAAGCTGTTCGTCACCACGCTCGCGGCGGCGGTGGCCCGGCTGCGCCCCGGTGTGCTGAGCAATGCCGTGGATCCGGGCTGGGCCCCACGAGGATGGGCGGGCCGAACGCGCCGGACGATCTGGAACTCGGTCACCGGACCCAGGAGTGGCTGGCGTCGAGCGACGAGCCGGCGGCGCTGA
- a CDS encoding ZIP family zinc transporter — MAEVVQAGLWGLVAGSALLLGAALGYGLRVPQKVIATVMAFGAGVLLSAVSFELVGEAYDEAGLTPAVAGTLIGALAYTAGNVWLARRGARHRKRSGHAESAAQPSEAQQGGSGAALALGALLDGVPESAVIGVSLLDGGAVSLVTVAAVFISNVPEGLSSSAGMKKAGRSQGYVFGVWAAIAAASTVSAVLGYTVVGSFSPAVIAAVTAVAAGAILAMIADTMIPEAFEDAHLAIGLITVSGFLVSFALSHV, encoded by the coding sequence ATGGCTGAAGTGGTGCAAGCGGGACTGTGGGGGCTGGTGGCGGGCTCGGCGCTGCTGCTCGGGGCCGCGCTGGGATACGGGCTGCGGGTGCCGCAGAAGGTGATCGCCACGGTGATGGCCTTCGGTGCCGGAGTGCTGTTGTCGGCGGTCTCCTTCGAACTGGTCGGGGAGGCGTACGACGAGGCAGGGCTCACCCCCGCGGTCGCCGGCACCCTCATCGGCGCCCTGGCCTACACCGCGGGCAACGTGTGGCTGGCCCGCCGGGGCGCCCGGCACCGCAAGCGCTCCGGTCACGCGGAGTCGGCGGCGCAGCCCTCGGAGGCGCAGCAGGGTGGCTCCGGGGCGGCGCTCGCGCTCGGCGCGCTGCTCGACGGCGTGCCCGAGTCGGCGGTGATCGGCGTCAGCCTGCTCGACGGCGGCGCGGTCAGCCTGGTCACCGTGGCAGCGGTGTTCATCAGCAATGTGCCCGAGGGGCTGTCCAGTTCGGCCGGGATGAAGAAGGCCGGTCGCTCCCAGGGGTACGTCTTCGGCGTCTGGGCCGCGATCGCCGCCGCGAGCACCGTGTCGGCCGTCCTCGGCTACACCGTGGTCGGCTCCTTCTCCCCCGCCGTGATCGCCGCGGTGACCGCCGTGGCGGCCGGAGCGATCCTCGCCATGATCGCGGACACGATGATCCCCGAGGCCTTCGAGGACGCCCACCTGGCCATCGGACTGATCACCGTGAGCGGCTTCCTGGTCTCCTTCGCGCTCTCCCACGTCTGA
- a CDS encoding PP2C family protein-serine/threonine phosphatase: MEGGDLELGELLAAAEAAPPGESVDVVARDLQKRLGAERVSFLFVDLIGQRLVRLVAAGADVAEDAEPMALRGSVYDSVLRTQRQHVQPDGQGGRCVITPVSNRGDCLGVLEVTLQSADETVLRQVRDAAHALAYIIVTDGRFTDLYHLGRRTTETSLAAEIQHQLLPSAPCCEAAQFTLAAGLVPADDIGGDTYDYALDRDTLHVSITDAMGHDTNSALLATLLVGALRRSRRSGCDALKQADHAHQALLTQSRGLATGQLLCVHLETGLCELVNAGHPWPLRLREGTVEEVRLAVNLPFGVVAPGSYRLQELQLHPGDRLILLTDGMLERGAATADLTSVIRDTGALHPREAVRALTGAVLEACHGSLRDDATVLVLDWHGDRRWPVGTGPDAER, encoded by the coding sequence GTGGAGGGTGGAGATCTGGAACTGGGCGAGCTGCTGGCCGCCGCGGAAGCGGCCCCGCCCGGTGAATCCGTAGACGTGGTCGCACGCGACCTGCAGAAGCGGCTGGGTGCGGAGCGGGTGTCGTTCCTCTTCGTCGATCTCATCGGTCAGCGGCTGGTACGGCTGGTCGCGGCCGGCGCCGATGTCGCGGAAGACGCCGAGCCGATGGCCCTGCGGGGCAGTGTCTACGACAGCGTGCTGCGCACCCAGCGCCAGCACGTGCAACCGGACGGCCAGGGCGGACGGTGCGTCATCACGCCCGTCAGCAACCGCGGCGACTGCCTCGGCGTGCTCGAGGTGACCCTGCAGAGCGCCGACGAGACCGTGTTGCGCCAGGTCCGCGACGCGGCACACGCGCTGGCCTACATCATCGTCACGGACGGGCGCTTCACCGACCTCTACCACCTGGGCCGGCGCACCACCGAGACCAGCCTGGCCGCGGAGATCCAGCACCAGTTGCTGCCCTCGGCCCCGTGCTGCGAGGCGGCCCAGTTCACCCTCGCCGCCGGTCTCGTGCCCGCCGACGACATCGGTGGCGACACCTACGACTACGCCCTGGACCGCGACACCCTTCATGTGTCCATCACCGACGCGATGGGGCACGACACGAACTCCGCGCTGCTGGCCACGCTGCTGGTCGGCGCGCTGCGGCGGTCGCGCCGCAGCGGCTGTGACGCCCTCAAGCAGGCCGACCACGCCCACCAGGCCCTGCTGACCCAGAGCCGCGGGCTGGCCACCGGGCAGTTGCTGTGCGTCCACCTGGAAACCGGCCTGTGCGAACTGGTCAACGCGGGCCACCCCTGGCCGCTGCGGCTGCGTGAGGGCACCGTCGAAGAGGTCCGGCTCGCCGTCAACCTGCCGTTCGGCGTGGTGGCGCCCGGCTCCTACCGGCTCCAGGAACTGCAACTGCACCCCGGTGACCGCCTGATCCTGCTCACCGACGGCATGCTGGAACGCGGTGCCGCGACGGCCGACCTGACCTCGGTCATCCGGGACACCGGCGCGCTGCATCCACGAGAGGCCGTCCGGGCCCTGACCGGCGCGGTCCTCGAGGCCTGCCACGGCAGCCTCCGGGACGACGCCACCGTCCTGGTCCTGGACTGGCACGGCGATCGCCGCTGGCCGGTCGGGACCGGGCCGGACGCCGAGCGCTGA
- a CDS encoding STAS domain-containing protein — protein MTDISPTGRPERLSIAHSTVDGIRVVTLHGDIDHDVKDALTTALLPEDGADDGSVPRVVVDLGGVAFLDSTGINVFVHVHHKVSAARGWLRLAAAQEPVTRVVQLVGLDTVIACHPTLEQALRP, from the coding sequence GTGACCGACATATCGCCAACAGGCCGACCGGAACGGCTGTCCATCGCGCACTCCACCGTCGACGGCATCCGGGTGGTGACCCTGCACGGAGACATCGACCATGACGTCAAGGACGCGCTGACGACCGCACTGCTCCCCGAGGACGGTGCGGACGACGGTTCGGTCCCCCGTGTCGTGGTGGATCTCGGCGGGGTGGCCTTCCTGGACTCCACGGGCATCAACGTCTTCGTCCATGTCCACCACAAGGTCAGCGCGGCCCGGGGATGGCTGCGGCTGGCCGCCGCCCAGGAACCGGTGACACGGGTCGTCCAGCTCGTCGGCCTCGACACCGTCATCGCCTGCCATCCCACGCTCGAACAGGCTCTGAGGCCCTGA
- a CDS encoding ATP-binding protein translates to MPVGSRSEDGDCTGRGALPLRAGLALSGDDGCIARARRHAADFLTRLREGSGPPISPPIVGMVQLIVSELVTNALKYAPGPVLMELRVTGAGLEIVVGDSSPTLPSAQPADPGRVGRHGLEIVRAIAQDVVVQRLALGKRVTARIALTDSPASGTVRTSPPRGARPS, encoded by the coding sequence ATGCCGGTGGGCTCGCGATCCGAGGACGGGGACTGTACCGGGCGCGGTGCCCTCCCCCTGCGCGCCGGCCTCGCCCTGTCCGGCGACGACGGATGCATCGCGCGGGCCCGGCGCCACGCCGCCGACTTCCTCACCCGGCTCCGCGAGGGGTCCGGCCCGCCGATCTCCCCGCCCATCGTGGGGATGGTCCAGCTCATCGTCAGTGAGCTGGTCACCAACGCCCTCAAGTACGCCCCCGGACCGGTCCTCATGGAACTGCGCGTCACCGGTGCCGGCCTGGAGATCGTCGTCGGGGACAGCAGCCCCACCCTGCCGTCGGCGCAGCCCGCGGACCCGGGCCGGGTCGGCCGGCACGGGCTGGAGATCGTCCGGGCCATCGCCCAGGACGTCGTCGTCCAGCGACTGGCACTCGGCAAGCGCGTCACCGCCCGCATCGCCCTGACCGACAGTCCGGCCTCGGGCACCGTGCGGACGTCTCCGCCCAGAGGTGCCCGGCCATCGTGA
- the pgm gene encoding phosphoglucomutase (alpha-D-glucose-1,6-bisphosphate-dependent) has translation MQNARAGQVAGPDDLIDVARLVTAYYTLHPDPAEPGQRVAFGTSGHRGSSLAAAFNEDHIAATSQAICEYRAAQGTDGPLFLGADTHALSEPARITALEVFAANDVTVLIDQADGYTPTPAVSHAILTHNRHRTSALADGVVVTPSHNPPADGGFKYNPPNGGPAGSEATSWIQDRANEIITGGLKDVRRIPYSRALAAPGTGRHDFLGAYVADLPNVLDLDAIRSAGVRIGADPLGGASVAYWGRIAEEHRLDLTVVNPLTDPTWRFMTLDWDGKIRMDCSSPYAMASLIEQRDRFDIATGNDADSDRHGIVTPDAGLMNPNHYLAVAISYLYSHREQWPAGAGIGKTLVSSSMIDRVAADLGRTLVEVPVGFKWFVDGLSDGSIGFGGEESAGASFLRRDGSVWTTDKDGIILALLASEITAVTGKSPSQHYAELTDRFGAPAYARVDAPATREEKALLAKLSPSQVTADTLAGEPVTTVLTEAPGNGAALGGIKVATANAWFAARPSGTEDVYKIYGESFLGPDHLSQVQEEARSVVLAALKA, from the coding sequence ATGCAGAACGCGCGAGCGGGGCAGGTCGCCGGGCCCGACGACCTCATCGACGTGGCCCGTCTGGTGACGGCGTACTACACGCTGCACCCCGACCCGGCCGAACCGGGCCAGCGGGTGGCCTTCGGCACCTCGGGGCACCGCGGTTCGTCCCTCGCGGCGGCCTTCAACGAGGACCACATCGCGGCCACCAGCCAGGCCATCTGCGAGTACCGCGCCGCCCAGGGCACCGACGGCCCCCTCTTCCTCGGCGCCGACACCCACGCCCTGTCGGAGCCCGCGCGGATCACGGCACTGGAGGTGTTCGCGGCCAACGACGTGACCGTCCTCATCGACCAGGCCGACGGCTACACGCCCACCCCCGCCGTCTCGCACGCCATCCTCACCCACAACCGGCACCGGACCTCGGCGCTCGCCGACGGCGTCGTCGTCACCCCCTCGCACAACCCGCCCGCCGACGGCGGCTTCAAGTACAACCCGCCGAACGGCGGCCCCGCCGGTTCCGAGGCGACCTCCTGGATCCAGGACCGTGCCAACGAGATCATCACCGGCGGCCTGAAGGACGTACGGCGCATCCCGTACAGCCGTGCCCTGGCCGCCCCCGGCACCGGACGCCACGACTTCCTCGGCGCCTACGTGGCCGACCTGCCGAACGTGCTGGATCTCGACGCGATCCGCTCCGCCGGGGTACGCATCGGCGCCGACCCGCTGGGCGGTGCCTCCGTCGCCTACTGGGGCCGGATCGCCGAGGAGCACCGACTCGACCTCACGGTGGTCAACCCGCTCACCGACCCTACCTGGCGCTTCATGACGCTGGACTGGGACGGCAAGATCCGCATGGACTGCTCGTCGCCGTACGCCATGGCCTCGCTCATCGAGCAGCGCGACCGGTTCGACATCGCCACCGGCAACGACGCCGACTCCGACCGGCACGGCATCGTCACGCCCGACGCCGGCCTGATGAACCCCAACCACTACCTGGCCGTGGCCATCTCGTACCTGTACTCCCACCGCGAGCAGTGGCCAGCGGGGGCCGGGATCGGCAAGACCCTCGTGTCGTCCAGCATGATCGACCGGGTCGCGGCGGACCTCGGCCGGACGCTGGTCGAGGTGCCCGTCGGCTTCAAGTGGTTCGTGGACGGCCTGTCCGACGGCAGCATCGGCTTCGGCGGCGAGGAGTCGGCCGGCGCCTCCTTCCTGCGCCGCGACGGCTCGGTGTGGACCACCGACAAGGACGGCATCATCCTGGCCCTGCTCGCCTCCGAGATCACGGCGGTCACCGGCAAGAGCCCCTCGCAGCACTACGCCGAGCTCACCGACCGCTTCGGCGCCCCCGCCTACGCGCGCGTCGACGCCCCGGCCACCCGCGAGGAGAAGGCCCTGCTCGCCAAGTTGTCCCCGAGCCAGGTCACCGCCGACACGCTGGCCGGGGAGCCGGTCACCACGGTCCTCACCGAGGCCCCCGGCAACGGCGCCGCCCTCGGTGGCATCAAGGTGGCCACCGCCAACGCCTGGTTCGCGGCCCGCCCCTCGGGCACCGAGGACGTCTACAAGATCTACGGGGAGTCGTTCCTCGGTCCGGACCATCTGAGCCAGGTCCAGGAGGAGGCCAGGTCCGTGGTGCTGGCGGCACTGAAGGCCTGA
- a CDS encoding amidohydrolase family protein, with protein sequence MSDRDEATNGEADEVRRFWGRLGLPGLIDVHTHFMPERVLHKVWEYFDTNGPLIGGLGWPITYRKAEAERTALLRGFGVRAFTAMLYPHKPGMARWLNGWAADFARRTPDCLHTATLFPEPDVETYVREAVEAGARVFKAHVQVGGYDPADELLQRTWGLLAEAGVPVVIHCGSGPAPGKHTGPEPIARVLARHPRLRLIVAHMGMPEYEEFFDLAERYDQVRLDTTMAFTDFTEDFMPFPRRTLPRLAALGDRVLLGSDFPSIPYPYLHQLQALERLDLGPEWLRAVCHDNAGSLFAV encoded by the coding sequence ATGAGCGATCGCGACGAGGCGACGAACGGCGAGGCCGACGAGGTCCGCCGGTTCTGGGGCCGGCTGGGGCTGCCGGGCCTGATCGACGTGCACACCCACTTCATGCCCGAGCGGGTCCTGCACAAGGTCTGGGAGTACTTCGACACCAACGGGCCGCTGATCGGCGGGCTGGGATGGCCGATCACCTACCGGAAGGCGGAAGCGGAGAGAACGGCCCTGCTGCGGGGGTTCGGGGTCCGGGCCTTCACCGCGATGCTCTATCCCCACAAGCCCGGCATGGCCAGGTGGCTGAACGGCTGGGCAGCCGACTTCGCCCGCCGCACCCCCGACTGCCTGCACACCGCCACCCTCTTCCCCGAGCCGGACGTCGAGACGTACGTCCGCGAGGCCGTCGAGGCAGGCGCGCGGGTCTTCAAGGCGCATGTCCAGGTGGGCGGCTACGACCCCGCCGACGAGCTCCTCCAGCGGACCTGGGGGCTGCTGGCCGAGGCCGGCGTCCCCGTGGTGATCCACTGCGGCTCCGGGCCCGCGCCCGGCAAGCACACCGGGCCCGAGCCCATCGCGCGGGTGCTGGCCCGCCATCCGCGCCTGCGGCTGATCGTCGCGCACATGGGCATGCCCGAGTACGAGGAGTTCTTCGACCTGGCCGAGCGGTACGACCAGGTGCGGCTGGACACCACGATGGCGTTCACCGACTTCACCGAGGACTTCATGCCGTTCCCGCGCCGCACCCTGCCCCGGCTCGCCGCACTCGGTGACCGCGTCCTGCTGGGCTCCGACTTCCCCAGCATCCCCTACCCCTACCTGCACCAGCTCCAGGCCCTGGAACGGCTGGACCTCGGCCCGGAGTGGCTACGGGCCGTGTGCCACGACAACGCCGGAAGTCTGTTCGCCGTGTGA
- a CDS encoding VOC family protein, with product MTIQRMDNVLIVVEDLDAVIAFFVELGMELEGRSPVEGRWVERIIALDGVRQDVAMLRTPDGHGRVELAKFHTPKAVGGAPRDAPTNTLGIRRIMFAVDDLDDTVARLRAHGAELVGEIVRYENVYWLCYVRGPEGIVVGLAEQLG from the coding sequence ATGACGATCCAGCGGATGGACAACGTCCTCATCGTCGTCGAGGACCTCGACGCCGTGATCGCGTTCTTCGTCGAACTCGGCATGGAACTGGAGGGCCGGTCGCCGGTGGAGGGGCGGTGGGTGGAGCGGATCATCGCCCTCGACGGCGTACGGCAGGACGTCGCCATGCTGCGTACCCCGGACGGCCACGGGCGCGTCGAGCTGGCGAAGTTCCACACGCCGAAGGCGGTCGGCGGGGCGCCGCGGGACGCGCCGACGAACACGCTCGGCATCCGGCGCATCATGTTCGCGGTCGACGACCTCGACGACACCGTCGCCCGCCTGCGCGCCCACGGCGCCGAACTCGTCGGCGAGATCGTGCGGTACGAGAACGTCTACTGGCTCTGTTACGTCCGCGGCCCCGAGGGCATCGTCGTCGGCCTGGCCGAACAGCTCGGCTGA
- a CDS encoding helix-turn-helix domain-containing protein — MSSRVPEERRRRRPTRTGVLLSEDLIVETALRLIGEHGSEALSVRRLGAALGCDPTALYRYFHDTDDLVLAIADRIIGDAMAGFVPGDDWVASLREMALRVRAGYLAHPRAAALAAHRVTRRTNEIRAVDTGIGLMLSAGFEPADAARLYLAFIDTVLSHAATDAAFQALPRRQREADHRAWREVYQDLDPVAYPALTAVRRELPGMADSSFDAAVDLLLEALAARAPA; from the coding sequence GTGTCCAGCCGTGTCCCCGAGGAACGCCGACGCCGGCGGCCCACCCGCACCGGCGTCCTGCTGTCCGAGGACCTGATCGTCGAGACCGCCCTGCGGCTGATCGGCGAGCACGGTTCCGAGGCGCTGAGCGTGCGCAGGCTCGGCGCGGCGCTGGGCTGCGACCCGACCGCCCTGTACCGCTACTTCCACGACACCGACGACCTGGTGCTCGCCATCGCGGACCGGATCATCGGCGACGCGATGGCGGGGTTCGTCCCCGGGGACGACTGGGTGGCCTCACTGCGCGAGATGGCCCTGCGGGTGCGGGCCGGATACCTGGCCCATCCGCGGGCGGCCGCCCTGGCCGCGCACCGGGTGACCCGGCGCACCAACGAGATCCGGGCCGTGGACACCGGAATCGGCCTGATGCTGTCCGCGGGCTTCGAGCCGGCCGACGCCGCCCGCCTGTACCTGGCCTTCATCGACACCGTGCTCAGCCACGCCGCCACGGACGCGGCGTTCCAGGCCCTCCCCCGCCGGCAGCGGGAGGCCGACCACCGGGCGTGGCGGGAGGTCTACCAGGACCTGGACCCGGTGGCGTACCCGGCGCTCACCGCGGTACGCCGCGAGCTGCCGGGAATGGCGGACAGCTCCTTCGACGCGGCGGTGGACCTCCTGCTGGAGGCACTGGCGGCACGCGCGCCGGCGTGA